One part of the Desulfurellaceae bacterium genome encodes these proteins:
- a CDS encoding oligopeptide transporter, OPT family — translation MRQELTVYSISVGLALAVIMGAANVYLGLKVGMTVSASIPAAVVSMLLLRVLLGRQSVLEANQAQTAASAGESLAAGIIFTVPALVLVGVWHEFDMVLTTLVALAGGLLGIVLMIPMRRVFVTADSLPFPEGVACAAVLQTGQKAGDREARQVIQGALFGFVFKALVSFVGVLKGTLEGAWLVGKSVVYLGSDLSVALLGVGLIVRLNIAALVFLGGGLGWLLTLPILSADISSPENPVERAYAVWSQQVRYIGVGAMVVGGVVTIGQVWSGLGEAVRALLPAARTGARDVSQDMPLAWIGALALGCLVLTGSVYFLFTGRLDVTLTATTIMFVMALFFTAVASYIVGLVGNSNSPVSGMTITTVLATGLMLVLFGFTGTTGMLAILGVAAVVCCTACTAGDVCNDLKTGQLVGASPRRQQIMQIGGVAVAALIMAPVLQLLHDYTPGGIGGKELAAPQAQLFASLARGFFGDGQLPWHLVGIGAMIGLVLVGVDRLLARRGVAFRLHLMPVAVGMYLPFGLSVPIFLGGLLSALLHRSETAASQPGVLLASGAIAGEALTGVGIALAASLGFSRLELGLPDGLQTGLSLVAVLAALLFFYQRSR, via the coding sequence ATGCGGCAAGAACTGACGGTCTACTCCATCTCCGTAGGGCTCGCCTTGGCCGTGATCATGGGTGCGGCAAACGTCTATCTGGGCCTCAAGGTCGGCATGACAGTGTCGGCCTCCATTCCGGCCGCGGTAGTCTCCATGCTGCTCTTGCGCGTTCTGCTGGGCAGACAGTCGGTGCTTGAAGCCAACCAGGCCCAGACTGCGGCGTCCGCGGGTGAGTCTCTGGCCGCCGGCATTATTTTTACCGTGCCGGCCCTGGTCCTGGTCGGCGTCTGGCACGAGTTTGATATGGTCTTGACCACGCTGGTTGCCCTGGCCGGCGGCCTGCTGGGGATTGTGCTCATGATCCCGATGCGTAGGGTGTTTGTCACCGCCGACAGCCTGCCCTTTCCCGAAGGCGTGGCGTGTGCCGCGGTGCTGCAAACCGGTCAAAAAGCCGGTGACCGGGAAGCCCGCCAGGTCATTCAGGGAGCCCTGTTTGGCTTTGTGTTCAAGGCGCTGGTAAGTTTTGTCGGCGTGCTCAAGGGCACGCTCGAAGGAGCCTGGCTGGTGGGCAAGAGCGTGGTCTATCTGGGCAGCGATCTGTCCGTTGCCCTCTTGGGCGTGGGCCTGATCGTCCGGCTCAATATCGCGGCCCTCGTCTTTCTGGGAGGCGGGCTGGGTTGGCTGCTGACCCTGCCCATTTTAAGTGCCGACATCTCCAGCCCCGAAAATCCGGTTGAACGCGCCTACGCGGTGTGGTCACAGCAGGTGCGCTATATCGGGGTCGGCGCCATGGTCGTGGGTGGCGTGGTGACCATCGGGCAGGTGTGGAGCGGCTTGGGGGAAGCCGTGCGGGCGCTGCTGCCGGCTGCCCGGACAGGAGCTCGGGACGTGTCTCAGGATATGCCGCTGGCCTGGATCGGCGCCCTGGCTCTGGGCTGCCTGGTCCTGACCGGCAGTGTGTATTTTCTGTTTACCGGACGGCTGGACGTGACCCTGACGGCCACCACGATCATGTTCGTCATGGCGCTCTTTTTTACTGCGGTGGCCAGTTATATCGTTGGCTTGGTCGGCAACTCCAACAGCCCGGTCTCGGGCATGACTATCACGACCGTACTGGCTACCGGGCTGATGCTCGTCCTGTTTGGCTTTACGGGCACGACCGGCATGCTGGCCATCCTGGGTGTGGCCGCGGTGGTGTGCTGCACGGCCTGCACAGCCGGTGATGTGTGCAACGACCTCAAGACCGGCCAGTTGGTCGGCGCCTCGCCCCGTCGCCAGCAAATCATGCAGATCGGCGGCGTGGCCGTGGCCGCGCTGATTATGGCGCCTGTCCTGCAACTGCTGCACGATTATACGCCCGGCGGCATTGGCGGCAAGGAGCTCGCCGCGCCCCAGGCGCAACTGTTTGCCAGCCTGGCGCGCGGTTTTTTTGGTGACGGTCAGCTGCCGTGGCATCTGGTCGGGATTGGAGCCATGATCGGCCTCGTGCTGGTTGGGGTGGACCGGTTGCTCGCCCGACGGGGGGTGGCTTTCCGGCTCCACCTCATGCCGGTTGCGGTCGGCATGTATCTGCCGTTCGGGCTGAGCGTTCCGATTTTTCTGGGCGGCCTGCTGTCCGCCCTCCTGCACCGCTCGGAAACTGCCGCCTCTCAGCCCGGCGTGCTGCTGGCCTCGGGGGCCATTGCCGGCGAGGCCCTGACCGGCGTCGGCATTGCGCTGGCCGCCAGCCTGGGCTTCAGCCGCCTTGAGCTTGGCCTGCCGGACGGACTGCAAACCGGTCTGAGTCTTGTGGCCGTGCTGGCTGCGCTGCTGTTTTTCTATCAACGCAGTCGGTGA